A region from the Aphis gossypii isolate Hap1 chromosome 1, ASM2018417v2, whole genome shotgun sequence genome encodes:
- the LOC126549078 gene encoding uncharacterized protein LOC126549078 isoform X2, producing MLKKKKKCLSEKPVPDDARACSELNDAQKCLFKESENNWAYRYECAMLTPIYQTELENPQSWCYNIFAAAKNKDPTSSAAMKKDPTSSAAMKKDPTSSAAIKKDPTSLGSFKSKYIY from the exons atgttaaaaaaaa aaaaaaaatgtttatcagaAAAGCCTGTACCAGATGAtg CACGAGCATGTTCAGAATTAAATGATg cacaaaaatgtttatttaaggAATCTGAAAATA attgGGCGTATCGCTACGAATGTGCCATGTTAACTCCAATATATcaaa cTGAATTAGAGAATCCACAATCctggtgttataatatatttgcag cTGCTAAAAATAAAGACCCGACAAGTTCAG cTGCTATGAAAAAAGACCCGACAAGTTCAG cTGCTATGAAAAAAGACCCGACAAGTTCAG cTGCTATAAAAAAAGACCCGACAAGTTTAG GTtcatttaaaagtaagtatatttattaa
- the LOC126549078 gene encoding uncharacterized protein LOC126549078 isoform X5: MLKKKKKCLSEKPVPDDARACSELNDAQKCLFKESENNWAYRYECAMLTPIYQTELENPQSWCYNIFAAAMKKDPTSSAAMKKDPTSSAAIKKDPTSLGNMSLKSNIFIF, encoded by the exons atgttaaaaaaaa aaaaaaaatgtttatcagaAAAGCCTGTACCAGATGAtg CACGAGCATGTTCAGAATTAAATGATg cacaaaaatgtttatttaaggAATCTGAAAATA attgGGCGTATCGCTACGAATGTGCCATGTTAACTCCAATATATcaaa cTGAATTAGAGAATCCACAATCctggtgttataatatatttgcag cTGCTATGAAAAAAGACCCGACAAGTTCAG cTGCTATGAAAAAAGACCCGACAAGTTCAG cTGCTATAAAAAAAGACCCGACAAGTTTAGGTAATATgagtttaaaatctaatatttttatattttga
- the LOC126549078 gene encoding uncharacterized protein LOC126549078 isoform X1 encodes MLKKKKKCLSEKPVPDDARACSELNDAQKCLFKESENNWAYRYECAMLTPIYQTELENPQSWCYNIFAAAKNKDPTSSAAMKKDPTSSAAMKKDPTSSAAIKKDPTSLGNMSLKSNIFIF; translated from the exons atgttaaaaaaaa aaaaaaaatgtttatcagaAAAGCCTGTACCAGATGAtg CACGAGCATGTTCAGAATTAAATGATg cacaaaaatgtttatttaaggAATCTGAAAATA attgGGCGTATCGCTACGAATGTGCCATGTTAACTCCAATATATcaaa cTGAATTAGAGAATCCACAATCctggtgttataatatatttgcag cTGCTAAAAATAAAGACCCGACAAGTTCAG cTGCTATGAAAAAAGACCCGACAAGTTCAG cTGCTATGAAAAAAGACCCGACAAGTTCAG cTGCTATAAAAAAAGACCCGACAAGTTTAGGTAATATgagtttaaaatctaatatttttatattttga
- the LOC126549078 gene encoding uncharacterized protein LOC126549078 isoform X3 — MLKKKKKCLSEKPVPDDARACSELNDAQKCLFKESENNWAYRYECAMLTPIYQTELENPQSWCYNIFAAAKNKDPTSSAAMKKDPTSSAAIKKDPTSLGNMSLKSNIFIF; from the exons atgttaaaaaaaa aaaaaaaatgtttatcagaAAAGCCTGTACCAGATGAtg CACGAGCATGTTCAGAATTAAATGATg cacaaaaatgtttatttaaggAATCTGAAAATA attgGGCGTATCGCTACGAATGTGCCATGTTAACTCCAATATATcaaa cTGAATTAGAGAATCCACAATCctggtgttataatatatttgcag cTGCTAAAAATAAAGACCCGACAAGTTCAG cTGCTATGAAAAAAGACCCGACAAGTTCAG cTGCTATAAAAAAAGACCCGACAAGTTTAGGTAATATgagtttaaaatctaatatttttatattttga